From Patagioenas fasciata isolate bPatFas1 chromosome 15, bPatFas1.hap1, whole genome shotgun sequence, a single genomic window includes:
- the JMJD8 gene encoding jmjC domain-containing protein 8 isoform X4 — translation MVPAAIRSQAGQWQCTAPARAAVPAGERGPPPCRYRRWSRSTWPGRGGCSRCCCRWPGLRPRAAATRRTAAGWWARCRRRSGARWSGPTPPSPTPSSCSGLPCPLHPGEAAGGFWGPPGAAQHSQHLLLPQSSALPAVDVPFREYVEQLLKPQDPAQLGSDTLYFFGDNNFTEWGPLFQQYVPPAFRIPGTSPAYSFGIAGPVLPRPLVARHAQPGHQRLHLHLSGVEQGCPRTCCCHLSCGDNELGRQCRLLSPATQLLVLGPSS, via the exons ATGGTCCCCGCCGCGATCCGTAGCCAAGCCGGCCAATGGCAGTGCACGGCGCCAGCGCGGGCCGCGGTGCCTGCCGGGGAGCGTGGTCCGCCGCCGTGCCGGTACCGGCGCTGGTCCCGCTCCACATGGCCGGGGCGCGGCGGCTGCtctcgctgctgctgccgctggccTGGGCTCAGGCCGCGGGCTGCGGCGACCCGCCGGACGGCGGCTG GCTGGTGGGCACGGTGCCGGAGGAGGAGCGGTGCACGGTGGAGCGGGCCGACGCCTCCCTCACCTACTCCCTCTTCCTGCAGCG GCCTTCCGTGCCCTCTGCACCCGGGAGAAGCTGCTGGCGGCTTTTGGGGCCCACCTGGTGCGGCTCAGCACAGCCAACACCTACTCCTACCGCAAAG ctctgccctgcccgcagTGGACGTGCCCTTCCGGGAGTATGTGGAGCAGCTGCTGAAGCCACAGGATCCAGCCCAGCTGGGTAGCG ACACCCTCTACTTCTTTGGGGACAACAACTTCACTGAGTGGGGCCCCCTCTTCCAGCAATATGTGCCCCCCGCCTTCCGCAtccctggcaccagccctgcCTACAGCTTTGGGATCGCAG GTCCTGTACTTCCCCGACCGTTGGTGGCACGCCACGCTCAACCTGGACACCAGCGTCTTCATCTCCACCTTTCTGGGGTAGAGCAAGGATGCCCGAGGACATGCTGCTGTCATCTCAGCTGTGGTGACAATGAGCTGGGGCGGCAGTGCAGGCTTCTGTCACCAGCCACTCAACTACTGGTGTTGGGACCAAGTTCCTGA
- the JMJD8 gene encoding jmjC domain-containing protein 8 isoform X1, whose amino-acid sequence MVPAAIRSQAGQWQCTAPARAAVPAGERGPPPCRYRRWSRSTWPGRGGCSRCCCRWPGLRPRAAATRRTAAGWWARCRRRSGARWSGPTPPSPTPSSCSGLPCPLHPGEAAGGFWGPPGAAQHSQHLLLPQSSALPAVDVPFREYVEQLLKPQDPAQLGSDTLYFFGDNNFTEWGPLFQQYVPPAFRIPGTSPAYSFGIAGSGSGVPFHWHGPGYSEVIFGRKRWFLYPPDKTPHFHPNETTLAWLHHTYPALPLAERPLECTLRPGEVLYFPDRWWHATLNLDTSVFISTFLG is encoded by the exons ATGGTCCCCGCCGCGATCCGTAGCCAAGCCGGCCAATGGCAGTGCACGGCGCCAGCGCGGGCCGCGGTGCCTGCCGGGGAGCGTGGTCCGCCGCCGTGCCGGTACCGGCGCTGGTCCCGCTCCACATGGCCGGGGCGCGGCGGCTGCtctcgctgctgctgccgctggccTGGGCTCAGGCCGCGGGCTGCGGCGACCCGCCGGACGGCGGCTG GCTGGTGGGCACGGTGCCGGAGGAGGAGCGGTGCACGGTGGAGCGGGCCGACGCCTCCCTCACCTACTCCCTCTTCCTGCAGCG GCCTTCCGTGCCCTCTGCACCCGGGAGAAGCTGCTGGCGGCTTTTGGGGCCCACCTGGTGCGGCTCAGCACAGCCAACACCTACTCCTACCGCAAAG ctctgccctgcccgcagTGGACGTGCCCTTCCGGGAGTATGTGGAGCAGCTGCTGAAGCCACAGGATCCAGCCCAGCTGGGTAGCG ACACCCTCTACTTCTTTGGGGACAACAACTTCACTGAGTGGGGCCCCCTCTTCCAGCAATATGTGCCCCCCGCCTTCCGCAtccctggcaccagccctgcCTACAGCTTTGGGATCGCAG GCTCTGGCTCCGGTGTTCCCTTTCACTGGCACGGCCCCGGTTACTCCGAGGTGATCTTTGGCAGGAAG CGCTGGTTTCTGTACCCGCCGGATAAAACACCCCACTTCCACCCCAACGAGACGacactggcctggctgcaccaCACGTACCCAGCGCTGCCACTGGCTGAGCGCCCGCTGGAGTGCACCCTCCGCCCTGGGGAG GTCCTGTACTTCCCCGACCGTTGGTGGCACGCCACGCTCAACCTGGACACCAGCGTCTTCATCTCCACCTTTCTGGGGTAG
- the JMJD8 gene encoding jmjC domain-containing protein 8 isoform X3 encodes MVPAAIRSQAGQWQCTAPARAAVPAGERGPPPCRYRRWSRSTWPGRGGCSRCCCRWPGLRPRAAATRRTAAGWWARCRRRSGARWSGPTPPSPTPSSCSGLPCPLHPGEAAGGFWGPPGAAQHSQHLLLPQSSALPAVDVPFREYVEQLLKPQDPAQLGSDTLYFFGDNNFTEWGPLFQQYVPPAFRIPGTSPAYSFGIAGSGSGVPFHWHGPGYSERWFLYPPDKTPHFHPNETTLAWLHHTYPALPLAERPLECTLRPGEVLYFPDRWWHATLNLDTSVFISTFLG; translated from the exons ATGGTCCCCGCCGCGATCCGTAGCCAAGCCGGCCAATGGCAGTGCACGGCGCCAGCGCGGGCCGCGGTGCCTGCCGGGGAGCGTGGTCCGCCGCCGTGCCGGTACCGGCGCTGGTCCCGCTCCACATGGCCGGGGCGCGGCGGCTGCtctcgctgctgctgccgctggccTGGGCTCAGGCCGCGGGCTGCGGCGACCCGCCGGACGGCGGCTG GCTGGTGGGCACGGTGCCGGAGGAGGAGCGGTGCACGGTGGAGCGGGCCGACGCCTCCCTCACCTACTCCCTCTTCCTGCAGCG GCCTTCCGTGCCCTCTGCACCCGGGAGAAGCTGCTGGCGGCTTTTGGGGCCCACCTGGTGCGGCTCAGCACAGCCAACACCTACTCCTACCGCAAAG ctctgccctgcccgcagTGGACGTGCCCTTCCGGGAGTATGTGGAGCAGCTGCTGAAGCCACAGGATCCAGCCCAGCTGGGTAGCG ACACCCTCTACTTCTTTGGGGACAACAACTTCACTGAGTGGGGCCCCCTCTTCCAGCAATATGTGCCCCCCGCCTTCCGCAtccctggcaccagccctgcCTACAGCTTTGGGATCGCAG GCTCTGGCTCCGGTGTTCCCTTTCACTGGCACGGCCCCGGTTACTCCGAG CGCTGGTTTCTGTACCCGCCGGATAAAACACCCCACTTCCACCCCAACGAGACGacactggcctggctgcaccaCACGTACCCAGCGCTGCCACTGGCTGAGCGCCCGCTGGAGTGCACCCTCCGCCCTGGGGAG GTCCTGTACTTCCCCGACCGTTGGTGGCACGCCACGCTCAACCTGGACACCAGCGTCTTCATCTCCACCTTTCTGGGGTAG
- the JMJD8 gene encoding jmjC domain-containing protein 8 isoform X2, with product MAGARRLLSLLLPLAWAQAAGCGDPPDGGWLVGTVPEEERCTVERADASLTYSLFLQRFAFSRPVIFRGVTDNSAFRALCTREKLLAAFGAHLVRLSTANTYSYRKVDVPFREYVEQLLKPQDPAQLGSDTLYFFGDNNFTEWGPLFQQYVPPAFRIPGTSPAYSFGIAGSGSGVPFHWHGPGYSEVIFGRKRWFLYPPDKTPHFHPNETTLAWLHHTYPALPLAERPLECTLRPGEVLYFPDRWWHATLNLDTSVFISTFLG from the exons ATGGCCGGGGCGCGGCGGCTGCtctcgctgctgctgccgctggccTGGGCTCAGGCCGCGGGCTGCGGCGACCCGCCGGACGGCGGCTG GCTGGTGGGCACGGTGCCGGAGGAGGAGCGGTGCACGGTGGAGCGGGCCGACGCCTCCCTCACCTACTCCCTCTTCCTGCAGCG GTTCGCCTTCTCCCGGCCGGTGATCTTCCGCGGGGTCACGGACAACTCG GCCTTCCGTGCCCTCTGCACCCGGGAGAAGCTGCTGGCGGCTTTTGGGGCCCACCTGGTGCGGCTCAGCACAGCCAACACCTACTCCTACCGCAAAG TGGACGTGCCCTTCCGGGAGTATGTGGAGCAGCTGCTGAAGCCACAGGATCCAGCCCAGCTGGGTAGCG ACACCCTCTACTTCTTTGGGGACAACAACTTCACTGAGTGGGGCCCCCTCTTCCAGCAATATGTGCCCCCCGCCTTCCGCAtccctggcaccagccctgcCTACAGCTTTGGGATCGCAG GCTCTGGCTCCGGTGTTCCCTTTCACTGGCACGGCCCCGGTTACTCCGAGGTGATCTTTGGCAGGAAG CGCTGGTTTCTGTACCCGCCGGATAAAACACCCCACTTCCACCCCAACGAGACGacactggcctggctgcaccaCACGTACCCAGCGCTGCCACTGGCTGAGCGCCCGCTGGAGTGCACCCTCCGCCCTGGGGAG GTCCTGTACTTCCCCGACCGTTGGTGGCACGCCACGCTCAACCTGGACACCAGCGTCTTCATCTCCACCTTTCTGGGGTAG